A genomic window from Panthera tigris isolate Pti1 chromosome B4, P.tigris_Pti1_mat1.1, whole genome shotgun sequence includes:
- the LOC102948908 gene encoding olfactory receptor 12-like, translating into MKKELNRNYSELTEFILLGFRTSPDVQIFLFLFFLLIYMVIVVGNISMIIVIKIDSRLHTPMYFFLRNLSYLDLCYSTVIAPKTLATFLSTDKKISYNGCATQFFFFALCVGTEGFLLAVMAYDRFSAICSPFLYTVHMSQQACIRLVFGSYICGGINSMVQTGFTFSLRFCGENRLDHFFCDVPALIKISCADTSVNEIVLYILSALIIITTTTVIVVSYAYILSTVLKIPSTHGRGKTFSTCSSHITVVSLFYGTVFFMYAQPGAISSPQKSKIIAVFYTFIIPMLNPLIYSLRNREVKHAVKRILLRKLSFH; encoded by the coding sequence ATGAAGAAAGAGCTGAATAGGAATTACTCAGAACTGACAGAGTTTATTCTGCTGGGATTCAGAACATCTCCAGatgtacagatttttttattcttattcttcttgCTTATCTACATGGTCATTGTGGTGGGAAATATCAGCATGATAATTGTCATTAAAATAGACTCCAGACTTCATACGcctatgtatttctttctcagaaatttGTCCTATTTAGATCTCTGCTACTCCACAGTCATTGCTCCCAAAACTCTGGCTACTTTCTTGTCCACGGACAAGAAAATTTCCTACAATGGCTGTGCAACACAATTCTTTTTCTTCGCTCTTTGTGTTGGGACTGAAGGCTTTCTTCTAGCCGTGATGGCATATGATCGCTTCTCAGCCATTTGCTCGCCCTTCCTCTATACTGTACATATGTCTCAGCAGGCTTGTATTCGTTTAGTGTTTGGCTCCTATATCTGTGGAGGCATCAACTCCATGGTCCAAACAGGTTTCACCTTCAGTTTGCGTTTCTGTGGAGAAAACAGACTAGACCACTTTTTCTGTGACGTCCCAGCCCTGATCAAGATCTCATGTGCTGACACGTCTGTGAATGAGATTGTGCTGTacattctctctgccctcatcatcatcaccaccacaacTGTCATTGTGGTTTCCTATGCTTACATCCTGTCCACCGTCCTGAAGATCCCCTCGACCCATGGCAGGGGTAAGACCTTCTCCACTTGCAGCTCTCACATTACTGTGGTGAGCTTATTCTATGGGACGGTGTTCTTCATGTATGCCCAGCCTGGGGCCATCTCCTCACCACAGAAAAGCAAGATTATAGCTGTGTTCTATACTTTTATCATCCCCATGTTGAATCCACTGATTTATAGCCTAAGGAACAGGGAGGTGAAACATGCTGTGAAAAGGATACTGTTGagaaaattatcttttcattGA